A window from Drosophila nasuta strain 15112-1781.00 chromosome 3, ASM2355853v1, whole genome shotgun sequence encodes these proteins:
- the LOC132789963 gene encoding actin-binding Rho-activating protein isoform X1 produces MTEQTNNEDNTVLSRIMLFNEHVKQHQQWQSINPFSHCSVKDMPKRSFLKDQYGTAPPGSLSQQRALQAQMISLQEILQLCQLINEKCEARDSSDISLKFGELFELYNHISDKLLGTLLCARRHKYVDFDGETLFQGRDDAKHVRLLRPFAELSAEIADKIESLRPVEHPELRDNNEAT; encoded by the exons ATGACGgagcaaacaaacaacgaG GACAACACTGTGCTCTCTCGCATAATGCTGTTCAACGAGCATGTgaagcagcatcagcagtgGCAGAGCATCAATCCTTTTTCGCACTGCAGTGTCAAGGATATGCCGAAGCGTAGCTTCCTCAAGGATCAATATGGCACTGCACCTCCGGGTAGTCTATCTCAGCAACGTGCGCTGCAGGCTCAGATGATTTCACTGCAGGAAATTCTACAACTCTGCCAGCTAATCAACGAGAAGTGTGAAGCAAGAGACAGCTCGGATATTAGTCTGAAGTTCGGGGAGCTCTTCGAG CTCTACAATCACATCTCAGACAAGCTGTTGGGCACTTTGCTGTGTGCGCGCAGGCACAAGTACGTTGACTTTGATGGCGAGACTTTGTTCCAGGGTCGCGACGATGCCAAGCACGTGCGCCTGCTGCGTCCCTTTGCGGAGCTGAGCGCCGAGATTGCGGACAAGATTGAGAGCCTGCGACCTGTGGAGCATCCGGAGTTGCGCGACAACAACGAAGCCACCTGA
- the LOC132789963 gene encoding actin-binding Rho-activating protein isoform X2, with protein sequence MPKRSFLKDQYGTAPPGSLSQQRALQAQMISLQEILQLCQLINEKCEARDSSDISLKFGELFELYNHISDKLLGTLLCARRHKYVDFDGETLFQGRDDAKHVRLLRPFAELSAEIADKIESLRPVEHPELRDNNEAT encoded by the exons ATGCCGAAGCGTAGCTTCCTCAAGGATCAATATGGCACTGCACCTCCGGGTAGTCTATCTCAGCAACGTGCGCTGCAGGCTCAGATGATTTCACTGCAGGAAATTCTACAACTCTGCCAGCTAATCAACGAGAAGTGTGAAGCAAGAGACAGCTCGGATATTAGTCTGAAGTTCGGGGAGCTCTTCGAG CTCTACAATCACATCTCAGACAAGCTGTTGGGCACTTTGCTGTGTGCGCGCAGGCACAAGTACGTTGACTTTGATGGCGAGACTTTGTTCCAGGGTCGCGACGATGCCAAGCACGTGCGCCTGCTGCGTCCCTTTGCGGAGCTGAGCGCCGAGATTGCGGACAAGATTGAGAGCCTGCGACCTGTGGAGCATCCGGAGTTGCGCGACAACAACGAAGCCACCTGA